A single Halarcobacter anaerophilus DNA region contains:
- the cbiM gene encoding cobalt transporter CbiM: protein MHISDGILSSEVAITTAVITAGLVIYSLKNLKSKNIALVSAMSAVFFIASFIHIPLGPTQIHLILIGIIGILIGPCVFLSILIALLFQAVLLGYGGITSLGANVIIMSLPAYITYLVVKKGWFDRLSEKIKYFAIGFFPVLLSTFLLALILSLSKKEYLYASVTIFLANVPAMFIEGVITLFLINYLKKSSPELLKEVNL from the coding sequence ATGCATATTTCTGATGGAATTTTATCAAGTGAAGTAGCTATTACCACTGCTGTTATAACAGCAGGTTTGGTAATATACTCACTTAAAAATTTAAAGAGTAAAAATATTGCGCTTGTATCTGCTATGAGTGCGGTATTTTTTATAGCTTCCTTTATTCATATTCCTTTAGGACCCACCCAGATTCATCTTATTTTAATAGGAATAATAGGAATATTAATAGGACCTTGTGTTTTTTTAAGTATTTTAATAGCACTTTTATTTCAAGCTGTACTTCTTGGATACGGAGGGATAACCTCTCTTGGTGCAAATGTTATAATAATGTCTTTGCCTGCATATATTACGTATTTAGTCGTAAAAAAAGGTTGGTTTGATAGATTGAGTGAAAAAATAAAATATTTTGCTATTGGATTTTTTCCTGTTTTATTATCGACTTTTCTTTTGGCATTGATTTTAAGTTTGTCGAAAAAAGAGTATTTATATGCTTCTGTTACGATATTTTTGGCAAATGTACCTGCTATGTTTATAGAGGGTGTTATTACACTGTTTTTAATAAATTATTTAAAAAAATCCAGCCCTGAATTGTTAAAAGAGGTTAATTTATGA